A window of Pseudomonas denitrificans (nom. rej.) genomic DNA:
GGCTTCAGCAGGTTGGAAGCATCCATCACCCCGCCCGATGCCGCACCGGCACCGATGATGGTGTGGATTTCGTCGATGAACAGCACCGCATGCGGGCGCTTGCGCAGCTCGTTGAGCAGCGCCTTGAAGCGCTTCTCGAAGTCGCCGCGGTACTTGGTGCCCGCCAGTAGCGCGCCCAGGTCCAGGGAGTAGACGACGCTGTCGGACAGCAGGTCCGGCACCTGGCCATCGACGATGCGCTTGGCCAGGCCTTCGGCGATGGCGGTCTTGCCAACGCCAGCCTCACCCACCAGCAGCGGGTTGTTCTTGCGGCGACGAGCGAGGATCTGCGCGACGCGCTCGACTTCCGACTCACGACCGACCAGCGGGTCAATGCGACCCTGGCGCGCCAAATCGTTCAGGTTGCTGGCATAGGCATCCAGCGGATGGCTGGAAGTGGAAGACTCACCGCCCTCCTCGTCCTGCATCTCCTGCTCGCTGTCCTGATGCTCGGCATGGCCCGGCACCTTGGAGATGCCATGGGCGATGTAGTTGACCACGTCGATCCGCGCGACGCTCTGCTGCTTGAGCAGGAACACCGCCTGGCTCTCCTGCTCGCTGAAGATGGCGACCAGTACGTTGGCGCCGGTGACTTCGCGCTTGCCGGAACTCTGCACGTGGAATACGGCACGCTGCAGGACGCGCTGGAAGCCCAGGGTCGGCTGGGTTTCGCGATCCTCATCGTGCTGGGGGATCAGCGGCGTGGTGGAATCGATGAACTCCTGCAGGTCTCGCCGCAGCTTGTCCAGATTCGCACCGCACGCCTTCAGAACCGTTGCGGCAGCCTCATTATCCAGAAGCGCCAACAGCAAGTGCTCAACGGTCATGAACTCATGCCGCTTCGCCCGCGCCTCCTTGAAGGCGAGATTGAGGGTGACTTCGAGCTCTCGATTCAACATGACTTCACCTCGCTCCCAAACATCCGCATCAACCTTCTATCTCAATTTCGCACAACAGTGGATGTTGGCTCTCCCTCGCATATTGATTGACCTGCATGGCTTTGGTTTCCGCGACATCGCGGGTAAAGGTCCCGCAGTGCGCCTTGCCCTGGGTATGCACAGTCAACATGACCTTGGTTGCCTGCTCGCGGTTCATGTTGAAGTACAGCTCGAGCACCTCAACCACGAAATCCATCGGGGTGTAATCATCGTTGAACATGATGACCCGATACATGGACGGCGCCTTCAGGGCAGGTTTGGCGTCTTCAACCGCCAGCCCCGTCCCGTCGTCTTCCATTGGATCCGGGCGGTCCTGATTGAATGTTAGTCGAATCTGGCTACTTGCATGCATGCTGGAATAAAAGCTTTGCGAGTGGGTGAATGAGTGGGCCGGCCGGAGTTTGAATCGCCTCTCAGGCCCAGACGACGCCGCCTTGACTAACGGCAAAAGGGTGTTACAACCAAAGGATACCCCCCGGAGGGTATCAGGAGTTCCGGACGCCAGTCTTCAGAAAAAGGCATAGCGGAATAGTAGTGGATGATACTCCAGCGATGGAGTCCTTTGCAGAGGGATATCAGCATGCTTAGCGGTAAGGTCAAGTGGTTCAACAACGCCAAGGGCTACGGTTTCATCCTGGCTGATGGCCGAGATGAGGACCTGTTTGCTCATTACTCGGCAATCCAGATGGATGGCTACAAGACTCTCAAGGCCGGCCAACCCGTCAGTTTCGAGATCCTGCAAGGTCCGAAGGGGTTGCACGCGGTGAACATCCAGCCCGTCAACGCCAATGCATCCACCCCGTCCGCGCAGACTGCCCCGAGCAGCGAGGTAGAGAACCTCACGGCGGAAGCCTGATTCGTCAAGGATCAGACGAAACGAAAAAGGCCGGCAGCAAGCCGGCCTTTTTCATGGGCGAAGAATCACCCGGTTACATCTTGGCGATGATCGCGTCGCCGAACTCGGAGCACGACAGCAGCCTGGCACCGTCCATCAGTCGCTCGAAGTCGTAGGTCACGGTCTTTGCGGCGATGGCGCCGTTCACACCGTCGATGATCAGGTCGGCCGCTTCCGGCCAGCCCATGTGGCGCAGCATCATCTCGGCGGAGAGGATCACCGAACCCGGATTGACCTTGTCCAGGCCGGCGTACTTGGGGGCAGTACCGTGGGTTGCCTCGAACATGGCCACCGAGTCGGACAGGTTGGCACCCGGCGCAATGCCGATACCACCCACCTCCGCCGCCAGGGCGTCGGACAGGTAGTCGCCATTCAGGTTGAGGGTGGCGATCACGTCGTACTCGGCCGGACGCAGCAGGATCTGCTGCAGCATGGCGTCGGCGATCACGTCCTTCACCACGATATTCTTGCCGGTAGTCGGGTTCTTGAACTGCATCCACGGGCCGCCATCGAGCAGCTGCGCACCGAACTCGTCACGGGCAAGCTCATAGCCCCAGTCCTTGAACGCACCCTCCGTGAATTTCATGATGTTGCCTTTATGGACGATGGTGACCGAGCTGCGGTCATTGTCCACGGCGTACTGCAGGGCCTTGCGCACCAGGCGCTTGGTGCCCTCCCGGGAAACCGGCTTGATGCCGATGCCGCAATCGTCGGTGAAGCGGATCTTCTTGACGCCCATTTCCTCGGTGAGGAACTTGATGACCTTCTGGGCTTCGGGAGTACCGGCCTTCCACTCGACGCCGGCATAGATGTCTTCGGAGTTCTCGCGGAAGATCACCATATCCACGTCACCGGGCTTCTTCACCGGGCTCGGCACACCTTCGAACCAGCGCACCGGGCGCAGGCAGACATAAAGGTCGAGTTGCTGGCGCAGCGCCACGTTCAGCGAGCGAATGCCGCCGCCCACCGGAGTGGTCAGCGGGCCCTTGATCGATACGACGTAGTCGCGAACGGCATCCAGGGTTTCCTGGGGCAGCCAGGTATCCTGGTCGTAGACCTGAGTGGCTTTCTCGCCGGCATAGACTTCCATCCACGCGATCTTGCGGTCGCCTTTGTAGGCTTTCTCGACGGCAGCGTCGACGACCTTGATCATGACCGGGCTGATATCGACGCCAATGCCATCACCCTCGATAAAGGGGATGATCGGGTTCTTCGGTACATTCAAGGACATATCGGCGTTGACGGTGATTTTGTCACCGGCCGGCACCTGGATCTTTTGGTATCCCATGCTGAACTCCGCTTTTTGATTGAAACCCTCTTGCAGCCACTGAGGGTAGCTCACAAGTCGGTAATCGAACTACATCATTCCTTAGTCTAAAAAAGGTGCACGCATCACCCTGCCTTTAGGGTGGTATACTGGCCGGCATGACTTAATGGTCATCGAGGTCCGAGCAGTCTGGGACCAGACTCTCTCCTCGCAGCGGCGCACGTCCTCACCAGGATCCCGCCGTACAACGCTCTACTGGCGCCCCAATATCCCCGCGGCAAATCTCGAAGGTCGGTCAACCACTTCGCTGACCGCAAGCGTGTACCAACGCGATTCGAGACTCTGTGCGCGCCCAGCAAAGAAGAGAGTTAGAACGAGATGTCCATCCGCTCGAAGATCACCTACACCTTCACCGACGAAGCACCCGCCCTTGCCACCTATTCGCTTCTTCCTATCGTAAAAGCCTTTGCCGCCTCCGCCGGCATCGACGTCGAGACCCGCGACATCTCTCTTTCGGGCCGTATCCTGGCCTCCTTCGCTGACCAGCTCGGCGACAAGGCGATCGAAGACGATCTGGCCTACCTGGCCGTACTGGCCACCGACGCCAAAGCCAACATCATCAAGCTGCCGAACATCTCCGCTTCGGTACCGCAGCTCAAGGGCGCCATCGCCGAGCTGCAGAAGCTGGGCTACGCCGTTCCGGACTTCCCGGAAGATCCGCAGACCGACGCCGAGAAAGACACCCGCGCCCGCTACGCCAAGGTCCTGGGCAGCGCCGTGAACCCGGTCCTGCGTGAAGGCAACTCCGACCGCCGCGCCCCGGCTGCCGTGAAAGCCTACGCTCGCAAGCACCCGCACAGCATGGGCAAGTGGAGCATGGCTTCGCGCTCCCACGCCGACTACATGCGTGGCGGCGACTTCTTCTCCAGCGAGCAGTCGGTCACCATTCCGAAGGCCGGTGAAGTCCGCATCGAGTTCGTCGGCAAGGACGGCAAGGTCGAGACCAAGAAGACCCTGAAGATGCAGGACGGCGAAGTCCTCGACAGCATGTTCATGAGCTGCAGCAAACTGCGCGCCTTCTTCGAGAAGACCCTGCAGGACTGCAAGGAAACCGGCGTCATGTGGTCCCTGCACGTCAAGGCCACCATGATGAAGATCTCCCACCCGATCGTCTTCGGCCACGCCGTCACCGTCTACTACAAGGACGTGTTCGAGAAGTACGGCCAGCTGTTCGAAGAG
This region includes:
- the clpS gene encoding ATP-dependent Clp protease adapter ClpS, producing the protein MHASSQIRLTFNQDRPDPMEDDGTGLAVEDAKPALKAPSMYRVIMFNDDYTPMDFVVEVLELYFNMNREQATKVMLTVHTQGKAHCGTFTRDVAETKAMQVNQYARESQHPLLCEIEIEG
- the cspD gene encoding cold shock domain-containing protein CspD, which gives rise to MLSGKVKWFNNAKGYGFILADGRDEDLFAHYSAIQMDGYKTLKAGQPVSFEILQGPKGLHAVNIQPVNANASTPSAQTAPSSEVENLTAEA
- the icd gene encoding NADP-dependent isocitrate dehydrogenase, whose translation is MGYQKIQVPAGDKITVNADMSLNVPKNPIIPFIEGDGIGVDISPVMIKVVDAAVEKAYKGDRKIAWMEVYAGEKATQVYDQDTWLPQETLDAVRDYVVSIKGPLTTPVGGGIRSLNVALRQQLDLYVCLRPVRWFEGVPSPVKKPGDVDMVIFRENSEDIYAGVEWKAGTPEAQKVIKFLTEEMGVKKIRFTDDCGIGIKPVSREGTKRLVRKALQYAVDNDRSSVTIVHKGNIMKFTEGAFKDWGYELARDEFGAQLLDGGPWMQFKNPTTGKNIVVKDVIADAMLQQILLRPAEYDVIATLNLNGDYLSDALAAEVGGIGIAPGANLSDSVAMFEATHGTAPKYAGLDKVNPGSVILSAEMMLRHMGWPEAADLIIDGVNGAIAAKTVTYDFERLMDGARLLSCSEFGDAIIAKM